A single window of Vibrio sp. SCSIO 43137 DNA harbors:
- a CDS encoding YciN family protein: MSEKKSISEFDLLLIANQIIQQNDSYIEGMRAESVKEKDDVLVFKGNYFLDSNGLPTEKTTAVFNMFKYLAHQLSGEFTLKS, encoded by the coding sequence ATGAGTGAAAAAAAGAGTATCAGTGAGTTTGACTTACTGCTGATCGCCAACCAAATTATTCAGCAAAATGATAGTTATATAGAGGGCATGAGAGCAGAGTCTGTAAAAGAGAAAGACGATGTTCTGGTATTTAAGGGCAACTACTTTCTAGATAGTAACGGCCTGCCGACTGAAAAAACCACCGCCGTGTTTAATATGTTTAAGTATTTAGCCCATCAGCTTTCCGGAGAATTCACCCTTAAATCTTAG
- the aroA gene encoding 3-phosphoshikimate 1-carboxyvinyltransferase translates to MESLTLNPIHRVNGEVNLSGSKSVSNRALLLAALSEGTTRLTNLLDSDDIRHMLNALSKLGVSYSLSEDKTVCEVTGLGAPFTSEQSLELFLGNAGTAMRPLAAALCLGSGEYVLTGEPRMKERPIGHLVDALRTAGAEVEYLENENYPPLKINGTGLKSGTVSIDGSISSQFLTAFLMAAPLADGEVTIKIEGELVSKPYIDITLHIMQQFGVEVINNDYAEFVIPAGQKYRSPGDFLVEGDASSASYFLAAAAIKGGEIKVTGIGKNSIQGDIQFADALEKMGAEIEWGDDYVISRCGELTAVDMDFNHIPDAAMTIATTALFAKGTTAIRNVYNWRVKETDRLAAMATELRKVGAEVEEGEDYIIVTPVAELKHAAIDTYDDHRMAMCFSLVALSDTPVTINDPGCTSKTFPDYFDKLKQLSC, encoded by the coding sequence ATGGAAAGCCTTACGTTAAACCCCATTCACCGGGTCAATGGTGAAGTAAACCTTTCCGGCTCTAAAAGTGTTTCAAACCGTGCTTTGTTGCTTGCTGCCTTATCAGAAGGCACAACCCGACTGACCAACCTTCTCGACAGTGACGATATCCGTCATATGCTTAACGCCCTGAGTAAACTTGGCGTTAGCTACTCCTTATCTGAGGATAAGACCGTATGTGAAGTAACGGGTCTGGGTGCGCCTTTTACTAGTGAACAGAGCCTAGAGCTGTTTCTGGGCAATGCCGGTACAGCGATGAGACCTTTGGCTGCAGCGCTCTGCCTTGGTTCCGGTGAGTATGTTCTTACTGGTGAACCACGCATGAAAGAGCGTCCGATTGGCCATCTTGTTGATGCGCTGAGAACAGCGGGTGCTGAGGTAGAGTATCTGGAAAACGAAAACTATCCGCCGTTAAAAATCAACGGAACAGGGCTTAAGTCCGGTACGGTTTCTATTGATGGCTCTATTTCCAGCCAGTTTCTTACTGCATTTCTGATGGCGGCACCGTTAGCTGACGGTGAAGTAACCATTAAGATCGAAGGCGAGCTGGTCTCAAAGCCTTATATTGATATTACTCTGCATATTATGCAGCAGTTTGGCGTTGAAGTGATTAACAATGACTACGCAGAGTTTGTTATCCCTGCCGGTCAGAAATATCGTTCTCCGGGGGATTTCCTTGTAGAAGGCGATGCTTCTTCTGCCTCTTACTTCCTTGCCGCAGCGGCCATTAAAGGTGGCGAGATTAAAGTTACCGGCATAGGTAAAAACAGCATTCAGGGCGATATTCAGTTTGCCGATGCGCTGGAAAAAATGGGTGCTGAGATAGAGTGGGGCGATGACTATGTTATTTCCCGCTGTGGTGAGCTTACAGCGGTAGATATGGACTTTAACCATATCCCTGATGCAGCAATGACCATAGCAACGACAGCGCTGTTTGCCAAAGGAACCACAGCTATCCGTAATGTGTATAACTGGCGGGTAAAAGAGACAGACCGCTTAGCCGCTATGGCGACAGAACTGCGCAAAGTCGGTGCCGAAGTGGAAGAGGGTGAGGATTATATTATTGTTACTCCGGTAGCCGAACTTAAGCATGCCGCCATTGATACATATGATGACCACCGTATGGCGATGTGCTTCTCTTTGGTTGCGTTGAGTGATACACCGGTAACCATCAATGATCCGGGTTGTACTTCAAAAACCTTCCCGGACTACTTTGACAAACTTAAACAGCTAAGTTGCTAA